The following nucleotide sequence is from Scleropages formosus chromosome 4, fSclFor1.1, whole genome shotgun sequence.
CACCGATGTACCATGCTTAGTTATTTAGAATGTATCATTCCCAGCACTCTGTCCTTTCAGAGCACAAACCCATATTGTTGCGCTGATATGGCTTTTATTTGAGAACCCCAGGAGAACAGTTGTAAATGGTATTGTATATGAAACAGAACCTTAGGTACCATTTCATTTGATGATTTGATTTGCTGTATGGAATTGCCGGTTTGGTGAACTATTGGTAGCatttccaactttttttttataatcgCCATTTAGAGGCAGTTGGTAGCGGagcagttagaactgctgtctctgAACTGTAAGGTTGCAGATCTGGATCTCACCTTTAGCTGTACTATCCTTGAGAGcaagcacttaccctaaagttgctccaataaaaacgttccctgctgtataaataggtaaataattgtaagtggcggCACGGTGTTACAgtgagtagccctgctgtctcgcagcaccagggtggtgcgagaggatgtgggttcgatccccactcactctgtgtggagtttgcatgttctctgcgtgggtttcctcccacactccaaagacatgctgttcaggttcccccacagtgtgtgagtgacagagagggtgtgtgtgttccactgatgtatggatgagtgacccagtgtaagtagtgtatctagcagtgtgaatcaccgcggtgaataaggtatgtgggctgatgacactacatagagttcattggaagttgcttttgagaaaagtgtctgctaaataagtaaatgtaagtgcctaaacattgtaagttgctttagagaaagtggcgggcaaatgaataaatgtaattgtaggGGTTATGGCTTGTCGCTGCGGTCCTGTCAGCACTACTCAGTTTTGGTGAGAGCAGTGACAATCATCCCGATGGCCCTTGTCAGGTTTCAGTGTGTCGTCAAGGGGCTCGCCGCCTGTTCCGCTCACCCTCCATGCCGGAGCAACTGAACCGGGCTGTTTTAAAACGAGCCCCACAATCGCCCGTTACCAACCCGCCACTCAAGCGCCACCGGACGACACCGGTCATCcgtgaagaagaggaagaccaGGAGGGGGGTGACCCTGCCTCAGCAGATGGCAGGAAACGGAGGGTAAGGTGGGGAGATGGGCTCaaagtgcgtgcgtgcactCGCACACCCAAGGCTCCGTGCTAATGTCTTCCTCTCTAGTGCTTGCTGAAGACACTTTCTCTGTGTGAAGTGGTCCCCCAGCTGGGAGGGGACAGTGTCAGCGCGGAACTCATCGGGGACTTCAGTAAGGTCAGGAAGGGGCAGGACTGTGGACATTCGGTGTCCCGGCATGAAGGATTCGTAGCATGGCTGGTCCACACATTGTCAGTGTGACCCCTGTCTGTTCCAGGTGTTTGCTCTGCCCACAGTGACTGGAAGACATCAAGATCTCAAGTACATTACCTGCGACACGGTAAACATCACCTATTGACGTTCATGTCCTTTGAATTTTAAGCATGGAGATAAGTTCACTTTTTAATGGACATGTAGTTTTAGTATCACTTTTAGGCAGAATTCACTTGTGGTTTCACATGGTGTAACTAACTCATGttcagtgaatttattttttaaaaatccattgaGAATAATTAGTAAACAGTTATTTATGAGTTGTTTGCCTAATgagtaaaaaaattctttaattgCACTCATCTAATGGTCTCCACACAGAGGTTCCAGATGGTCATGCAAATATTATACTGCTGCAACAAACCTGTGTGTCACCATTAGCTCTAACTTCTGTTGAGAAGCAACCTGTATGCTTAAACAGTCAGGGATATtaaaattttgcagaaaagtgtgtgaattGAAAGATATGAGTCACTACTGTTATGTGCCACTGATGAATATACttgcaaattttaattttttagagAATAtcatggacttttttttttttttttttttttggacacaatATAGTAAGCAGACATTCACGCTTGAGTTTTCTATTTTGATGTCTGTGGGGaacctgtttctgtttttcttgcactCTAACACTACGTGTTGTGCCACACAATTCTGAAAATTCTGTTTTCAGATTGAGAGTCAGAAAAAGTGGCCAGGAGTTATGTGCGAGTAAAGCAAAGAGCGATTCTCCACCTTTGCGTTGGAACTCTGAGTTATTCTGTTAGTATTTTGACGTTTTGAGTTGACAACCGTGTCCATGTTGGGATGCTGGTCCTGCAACAGAAGCTCCATCGCAGAGTTCCGTTATgtccctctctccccctctcccagATGTGTGCTCTGCTCAACGGAGAGTTCAGCAGTCTGGTGGAGTCTTTCGTTGTGGTGGACTGTCGCTACCCTTATGAGTACCAGGGTGGACATATCAAGGTGAGGGACAGGGATGCTCCCAAGtgtctccctctctttccttcCACTTCTCCCTGTGGattggagtggagtggagtgaaGTGGAGTGGCTCCTGCCCGGTTTACTCGAATTTGCATGTCCGCCTACGTTCCCAGGGAGCGCAGAACATGCCGAATACGGACGAGGCGGTAGCGGAGCTCCTGCGCCGGCATCTGCGAGCCCACTGTCCCAACAGGCGCTTGATTCTGGTGTTTCACTGCGAGTTCTCGTCCGAAAGAGCACCGAGAATGTGAGAGAGGCCACACGTCCACTGCTTGCACTCGCTCCGTTGGCATGCTCTATCCGTGTCACCTCACTTGACCTCGCTTTGCTTTACCTGACCATTGACTGCGCCACCCTCAGGTGCCGGCTCCTGCGCAGGGACGATCGCAGAGTGAACGAGTACCCTGCCCTCCACTACCCAGAGCTCTACATCCTCAAAGGTGGCTACAGGGACTTCTACCTTGCCTACAAGGTAAGAGACATAGAGCACacggtgtggggtgggggggtggtcgGGCAAAGGTGAATATGGTGGCAGGGATCTCTGTGATACTACTCATTCGTGCCCTTCTCTCTCGTTCAACCAGGAGCACTGTGAACCGCAGTCCTACTGCCCCATGCACCACGAGGACCACCGAGAGGAGCTGCTGCGCTTCCGCTCCCACAGCCGCGCCTCCGCCGAGGAGCGCCGTCGCCTCCAGCATGTCAACCGCCTCATCAAACTTTGACCAGAGCTCCAGGGAATGAGCGATCCTGCTTCTGTCGGTCAGCCGTTCCATTGACCGTGACCCCAGTGGCTGTGACGCTGCCATGGAAGACTGCCTTGTCATCCAGGTGATTTGCTGCTTAGATGAGGCTTCCCCTGGCTCTACACAGCGGGTGGCGAGGATCTTTGATCTCATGTTTATTTGTTGACCACAAGAAATCAAGGTGGAACAAAAAGCCAACTTTCAAATGATAAATTTCAAATGCAGAATCTAACAAaactcagctaaatgaacagcTGCCTGTTTTATGTACTcatttgtttttagttttgtatTACTATGGTTTTTTACTGAAGGTTGGTGTGCAAACTTCCAGCCCTTTAtaacaagatttaaaaaagaaatggtttTAACAGTCAAAGAAATTCTAGTGCCAGCATTCTAGATTTCTAAATTCTAGACACAGCCTTGTGTGTCATTTTTTGTTAGGTTTTTAAGTCTTTGGTgaccttttctttcttcccaaagtcagtctctctctgtattctttgtgttttattgaatttgGCTTCTGCTTCACTTCGTGGGCGTTGAACTTGCACGTGTTTATTCTCATCATAAAAGCAGAGATTCAAAGATATTGCCATTAAGGGATCTTTATGTACATGGATGTGGTGTCTAATAATTTCACTTAACGATTCGCCAGGCTATTGCCGTATTCCCCCGTAAGGGATGTGGAAGGTTagggttttctgtttttgggtTCCCCCCCGCTATCTTATGACACAAAGATGTGAGAAGTGGCATGTAAAAAGATGACTCTTAAATTTGCTGTGAACATATTGTCATGCTCCATGTAGTAGTACTTGTCTTCAGGGACACTTTGTATTGCTGCATCAAcacttgaaaaatattttcaacagcAACAAACCAAAACATATGCTTTAtaatttggtttattttatatGGTGAAGTGAAGATAGTCTTTATAAAAGGCTAGAGTTGCCATACATACATCCATTTCTAATATCCATCAAACTCATTATATTGgctttacaaacaaaatgaagatTGACAATTTTCTTACCTCAACTGTGTACTTGATAAGACATAGATCAGTACACATAAtgtcaatttaaaatgcaaaacaagtgaaatgtaagaaatacaGGCCCTGGCCACATAGTctgaaaatacagacacaccgtctgaactgcttgtcccatgcggggagccagagcctaacctggcaacacagggtggaacgctggaggggaaggggacacacccaggacaggacgccagtccatcacaaggcaccccaagcgggactcgaaccccagacccaccggagagcaggatgaggtccaacccactgcaccaccacaccccccgtagTCTGAAAATAAccatctttaaatatttacttttatacatttatgttgTTTACTTAGTAGGCCCTAGAAACTTCAGATTTAGATTGCATGTGAATAGTTTGCCCTAGAAACTTTTAGTTTTCTACTCTGCTCAAGACTATGAAAGCATCAAGAAGggatggcacagtggtacagcgagtagcgctatAGTCTGAGCACCTGGGCAGTGTGGAAGAACATGTATTTGATCcttggtcagtctgtgtggagtttacatgttctccccatgtctgcttgggtttcctccaggtgctctggtttcttcccacagtccaaagatatactGCTATTCAggatcacccatagtgtgtgacgaACGTATGATGTAGGGATGGGTGACtcattggaagtagtgtatctagcagtgtaagtcaccttggtgaataaggtgtgtgggtgatgacactacatagagttcactggcaGTTTCTTTGGagtaaaataaagtaacatAAGAAGTGTACATAGGCCAGTGTAATAGCTCAGGGGAGTAAAGTAGAAGTATAACTGAAATGGGAAATATGAATACACAGGTTGTGAAAGGAGAAAAGCACAAGGTGGCAACAGCGAAGATAGGGGTCTGAGCGGTGCCAGGAGGAGCCTACAGCGCTGGTGGAATGGCACACGTTCCGAGGAAACTGTCTGGAGCTTCGCTCACTAATTgtcatgtaacatgttttgaTGCAGTGCGTTGTCAGCTTTGATGTTTCTATGGTAACGTTATATGCTCACTTGTCAAAATACCCCCTCATGCCATTTGTGCCCAGATTCTACCCCCCACCCACTCACACTCATGAAAATTCACTGTGATACTTTGTAAACGTATCCCAAATGGTTTCAATAAGCATTAGGATTTACTTGCGTTAAAATCTAGGTCTCGGGAAAGACTGATGTAGTTGTAAGAGTTATTGTGTTAGGTCTTCAGTGTAATGGTAGTTTAAAACACCCGAACCCCATGTGTTCCCACAATTGAAAACATAGCCGgtcataaatgtgttttgacagATTTCTGCAGTGGAGATTCTACACTCTGCTCTTTGTTTCAAAACTTTTATGTTGCCTTCCTGCTGGAGTGTATCCCCCCCTTCACCACACACAGCAGATCACATCTGGAGCCTGTTTTCGCAGCTGTTCCTCTGGGTTTTGTTCTTCCTCTTCGTTCGCACTGCGAGCCTCTTCTGCGGGACAGAACTGGTAGGAAATTTCATAGGCCTACCTTACAAAGAGTGCAGCCCCCTTCCATGCTGAAAGGGGATAGGGTGGGAATGGCGACACTTCAGCTCCGTTCCCTCCCTGGAGGAGaaacggcagctgccagcactGGGAGAGAGATGAACACCTAGAGGAGTCAGAAACGGGCGGTGAAGATGTTGACATTGGAGGCtgatttttgctttgttttacagagtgaatttttaacatttattccgTATTTTAATTTGGCGCTATTTAGTTCTGACTTCAGCTGTCTCATTGTCTTTGCATGGTGCTGGATATAGAGCAAACTCATAAACAATGCAAATCTATTCTAACCGTGCAAATTTAGAGCTTTATAAACCAATATCCCCTGAACACTGGGATATAAAGTCTGGAAAGAAAGACTATTGTAGAAAGGCCAAAAACACTAGTGAGGACTGGAAGGAACAATCCCTCAAATCCCAGAAAAGTTTCACTGGCACAGCAATGAtgaagtggattttttttttttttttttttgttgaatgatGCCCACTGAACACTGTTGATAACTCCCCCCATTGGGAAACGCAAGGAGAAATCCATGGTTATCAAGAAGAGACGAATCATTTCCAGCCTTATGTTCCTCATTTGTTACTGCAGCTTCCCTGAATAGGGGTGTGGGAGAGGGGGTGTATACCAatgaattttagaaaaaaaacagttaatctGTACTTAATTAATGCAAGATAAAAATAGTATATAAACAAAATGAGAAGTTAAGCTCTGGAAAATTCCATGACAGCTGCCAT
It contains:
- the LOC108934112 gene encoding M-phase inducer phosphatase 1-B-like isoform X2; this encodes MADPPVPGFHPYAPGAHSPDCLPSPVSELAQCFTGLGAFETGDTPRRRLDLSNISAEGPDAAVLLESPKHEANTDQSVSLLSPWDSPAPRNSRMKKFRSFLPQLLCSSPKSHSGSQGQQGPPNSNKENVAAWDGQHARSEGRAHISDPYQQGTSEPLALGSPISSAPLSPPLDFLRNKCTDGFMEVVEEQEESSAAAYMSSSMAQLLSDPLMNHEVDLSSVSVCRQGARRLFRSPSMPEQLNRAVLKRAPQSPVTNPPLKRHRTTPVIREEEEDQEGGDPASADGRKRRCLLKTLSLCEVVPQLGGDSVSAELIGDFSKVFALPTVTGRHQDLKYITCDTMCALLNGEFSSLVESFVVVDCRYPYEYQGGHIKGAQNMPNTDEAVAELLRRHLRAHCPNRRLILVFHCEFSSERAPRMCRLLRRDDRRVNEYPALHYPELYILKGGYRDFYLAYKEHCEPQSYCPMHHEDHREELLRFRSHSRASAEERRRLQHVNRLIKL
- the LOC108934112 gene encoding M-phase inducer phosphatase 1-B-like isoform X1 codes for the protein MENAEEETRGQSSMADPPVPGFHPYAPGAHSPDCLPSPVSELAQCFTGLGAFETGDTPRRRLDLSNISAEGPDAAVLLESPKHEANTDQSVSLLSPWDSPAPRNSRMKKFRSFLPQLLCSSPKSHSGSQGQQGPPNSNKENVAAWDGQHARSEGRAHISDPYQQGTSEPLALGSPISSAPLSPPLDFLRNKCTDGFMEVVEEQEESSAAAYMSSSMAQLLSDPLMNHEVDLSSVSVCRQGARRLFRSPSMPEQLNRAVLKRAPQSPVTNPPLKRHRTTPVIREEEEDQEGGDPASADGRKRRCLLKTLSLCEVVPQLGGDSVSAELIGDFSKVFALPTVTGRHQDLKYITCDTMCALLNGEFSSLVESFVVVDCRYPYEYQGGHIKGAQNMPNTDEAVAELLRRHLRAHCPNRRLILVFHCEFSSERAPRMCRLLRRDDRRVNEYPALHYPELYILKGGYRDFYLAYKEHCEPQSYCPMHHEDHREELLRFRSHSRASAEERRRLQHVNRLIKL